In Fusobacterium hwasookii, a single window of DNA contains:
- a CDS encoding phosphatidate cytidylyltransferase yields the protein MFKWNRVLVALIGVPLLLFIYAGESFFRINLYGLPMLIFTNLVIGVGIYEFYKMVKVLGKEVYDKFGILVAITIPNLVYLSNRSSYLEQKMITVVLIITTIFMLTYRVFKNQIKGTLEKVSYTLLGIIYISVFFSQIINLYFLGAVFPLILQVLVWVSDTSAGIVGVTIGRKFFKNGFTEISPKKSVEGALGSIIFTGLAFVLIIFFYERIIGITLGQVFMAFIMGAIISIVAQIGDLIESLFKRECGVKDSGTILMGHGGALDRFDSMILVLPFVTMVLYFCHLYVSYLYGI from the coding sequence ATGTTTAAGTGGAATAGAGTTTTAGTAGCATTAATAGGAGTTCCATTATTATTATTTATTTATGCAGGTGAAAGTTTTTTCAGAATAAACCTTTATGGATTACCTATGCTAATTTTTACAAATCTAGTTATTGGTGTAGGAATTTATGAATTTTATAAGATGGTAAAAGTATTAGGTAAAGAAGTATATGATAAATTTGGAATTCTTGTTGCTATAACAATTCCAAATCTAGTATATCTTAGCAATAGAAGTAGCTATTTAGAACAAAAAATGATTACAGTTGTATTAATAATTACGACTATTTTTATGTTGACATATAGAGTTTTTAAAAATCAAATAAAAGGAACTTTGGAAAAAGTATCTTATACCTTATTAGGAATAATATATATATCTGTATTTTTTTCACAAATAATAAATCTTTATTTCTTAGGAGCAGTATTTCCATTGATTTTACAAGTTTTAGTTTGGGTATCAGATACATCAGCTGGAATAGTTGGAGTTACAATAGGAAGAAAATTCTTTAAAAATGGCTTTACTGAAATAAGCCCCAAAAAATCTGTTGAAGGTGCATTAGGTTCAATTATTTTTACAGGATTAGCATTTGTTTTAATCATCTTTTTTTATGAAAGAATTATTGGAATAACATTGGGACAAGTCTTTATGGCATTTATTATGGGGGCTATAATATCTATTGTTGCTCAAATTGGAGATTTAATAGAATCATTATTTAAAAGAGAATGTGGAGTTAAAGATTCTGGAACTATACTTATGGGACATGGTGGAGCATTAGATAGATTTGATAGTATGATATTAGTTTTACCTTTTGTAACTATGGTACTATATTTCTGTCATCTGTATGTAAGTTATCTATATGGAATATAA
- a CDS encoding isoprenyl transferase produces MERNIPHHIAIIMDGNGRWAKKRGLARSFGHMEGAKTLRKALEYLTEIGVKYLTVYAFSTENWNRPQDEVSTLMKLFLKYIKNERKNMMKNKIRFFVSGRKNNIPEKLQKEIEKLEEETKNNDKITLNIAFNYGSRAEIVDAVNKIIEDGKVNITEEDFSKYLYNDFPDPDLVIRTSGEMRISNFLLWQIAYSELYITDTLWPDFDEKEIDKAIESYNQRERRFGGVKNV; encoded by the coding sequence ATGGAAAGAAATATACCCCATCATATTGCAATAATTATGGATGGAAATGGAAGATGGGCAAAAAAAAGAGGCCTTGCTAGAAGTTTTGGACATATGGAAGGAGCAAAAACATTAAGAAAGGCTCTTGAATATTTAACAGAAATAGGAGTTAAATATTTAACTGTTTATGCTTTTTCAACAGAAAATTGGAATAGACCACAAGATGAAGTTTCAACACTTATGAAACTGTTTTTAAAATATATAAAAAATGAAAGAAAAAATATGATGAAAAATAAGATTCGTTTTTTTGTTTCAGGTAGAAAAAATAACATTCCAGAAAAATTACAAAAAGAAATTGAAAAGTTAGAAGAAGAAACTAAAAATAATGATAAAATAACATTAAATATAGCATTTAACTATGGTAGTAGAGCAGAAATAGTAGATGCAGTGAATAAAATAATAGAAGATGGAAAAGTAAATATAACAGAAGAAGATTTTTCTAAATACCTATATAATGATTTTCCAGATCCAGACTTAGTTATAAGAACAAGTGGAGAAATGAGAATATCAAACTTTTTATTATGGCAAATAGCTTATTCAGAGCTTTATATCACAGATACTTTATGGCCAGATTTTGATGAAAAAGAGATAGATAAAGCTATTGAAAGTTATAATCAGAGAGAAAGAAGATTTGGAGGAGTAAAAAATGTTTAA